The Arthrobacter russicus genome has a segment encoding these proteins:
- a CDS encoding DAK2 domain-containing protein, giving the protein MQTKIAANASALKRWFARCEETLGNHSDRLNAINIFPVADGDTGTNLYLTLRSANGAAQTTEGTDLGVLLRAAAEAAMENARGNSGTLLAVLLAAMSEPMQGANRLNAPLLAAALRRAQIRSWSALSDPLQGTMLSVLESAAEAAAMADASMNGDDSNHALSVALDAIVDAALAAVIRTEEQLSELRDARVVDSGGVGLLLVLDCLRAEILHQDLQAGLLDGLAGYDVHGSHIHQSMPVAEGVEVMCTIDLSPLDAANLRMRLDELGDSVIMSPMVQDSEAESYRWRVHVHTNEAEPALAVIRSLGEPQNVSVSELRAATHDHADD; this is encoded by the coding sequence TTGCAGACTAAGATCGCAGCCAATGCCTCGGCGTTGAAGCGCTGGTTCGCCAGGTGCGAAGAAACGCTGGGCAATCACAGCGACCGGCTCAATGCCATCAATATCTTCCCGGTCGCGGACGGCGATACCGGGACCAATCTCTACCTGACCCTCCGTTCGGCGAACGGCGCCGCGCAGACCACCGAAGGTACGGACCTCGGGGTTCTGCTCCGGGCCGCGGCGGAAGCCGCCATGGAGAACGCCCGGGGGAATTCGGGGACTTTGCTGGCAGTACTGCTGGCGGCGATGTCGGAACCGATGCAAGGCGCCAACCGGCTCAACGCGCCGTTGCTCGCAGCTGCGCTGCGCCGGGCCCAAATCCGTTCTTGGTCCGCGCTGAGCGACCCTTTGCAGGGAACGATGCTCTCCGTGCTCGAATCCGCGGCCGAAGCCGCAGCCATGGCTGATGCCTCGATGAACGGGGACGACAGCAACCATGCGCTTTCGGTCGCCCTGGACGCGATCGTGGATGCGGCCCTCGCGGCGGTGATCCGGACCGAAGAGCAGCTCAGCGAATTGCGCGATGCCCGGGTTGTCGATTCCGGCGGAGTGGGTTTGCTGCTGGTTCTGGACTGCCTCCGGGCGGAGATCCTGCACCAAGACCTCCAAGCGGGGCTGTTGGACGGCCTGGCCGGTTACGACGTGCACGGCAGCCATATCCACCAATCGATGCCGGTCGCCGAAGGAGTCGAAGTGATGTGCACGATCGACCTTTCGCCGCTGGACGCGGCCAACCTCCGGATGCGGTTGGACGAGTTGGGCGATTCGGTGATCATGAGCCCTATGGTCCAGGACAGCGAAGCCGAGTCCTACCGTTGGCGGGTGCATGTGCACACCAACGAGGCTGAGCCGGCGCTGGCCGTGATCCGTTCCCTGGGCGAACCGCAGAACGTCAGCGTGAGCGAATTGCGTGCCGCGACCCACGACCATGCGGACGACTGA
- a CDS encoding thiamine-phosphate kinase, translated as MTVDQLSEGQLLARIFPRLRASASALIGPGDDAAVLTAPDGRVVISTDTLVQDQDFRLLWNNGCSSGGFEVGWKAAAQNLSDINAMGAVATGMVVSLTLPGATPVAWAEGLAEGLSQAISALGASGCGVVGGDLSGGREISVTVTVLGDLARRAPVLRSGAEPGDQLAIAGRLGWAAAGWALLESGIPFAALSPAEQRLIEAFHCPRPPLPAGPLAAASGAKAMLDISDGLIRDAGRLAGSSGVRIDLDARVLAGFREPLEAAASRLGASALDWVLGGGEDYGLLSAFDGDAQLPHGFAAIGSILSKKDGTAPESAVTVSGRHSDTVGWDHFAD; from the coding sequence CTGACGGTCGACCAGCTCAGTGAGGGCCAGTTGCTGGCCCGGATTTTCCCTCGACTGCGTGCTTCGGCATCGGCGCTGATCGGCCCCGGAGACGATGCTGCCGTGCTGACTGCCCCGGACGGCCGGGTGGTCATTTCGACGGACACGTTGGTCCAGGACCAGGACTTCCGATTGCTCTGGAACAACGGCTGCAGCTCCGGGGGCTTCGAGGTGGGCTGGAAGGCCGCAGCGCAGAACTTGAGCGACATCAATGCGATGGGTGCCGTGGCCACCGGCATGGTGGTGAGCCTGACCCTGCCCGGTGCCACGCCGGTCGCCTGGGCGGAGGGTCTGGCCGAGGGCCTGAGCCAGGCGATCTCGGCACTCGGCGCCTCGGGCTGCGGAGTGGTCGGCGGCGATCTCTCCGGCGGCCGCGAGATTTCCGTGACCGTGACCGTGCTCGGCGATTTGGCCCGACGCGCGCCGGTGCTGCGTTCCGGCGCCGAGCCGGGGGACCAGCTGGCGATCGCCGGCCGGCTCGGTTGGGCGGCGGCCGGCTGGGCGCTGCTGGAAAGCGGGATTCCGTTTGCCGCATTGAGCCCGGCGGAGCAGCGTTTGATCGAAGCCTTCCATTGCCCACGCCCGCCGTTGCCGGCCGGCCCACTCGCCGCCGCGTCCGGAGCCAAGGCGATGCTGGACATCTCCGACGGGTTGATCCGGGACGCCGGCCGGCTCGCCGGGTCCAGCGGGGTGCGCATCGACCTGGATGCGAGGGTTCTGGCAGGCTTTCGCGAGCCGTTGGAAGCCGCCGCCTCGAGACTGGGGGCATCGGCGCTGGACTGGGTGCTCGGCGGCGGCGAAGACTACGGATTGTTATCCGCTTTTGACGGCGATGCACAGCTGCCGCATGGCTTTGCTGCGATAGGCTCGATACTGTCGAAGAAGGATGGAACTGCACCGGAAAGCGCGGTGACGGTGTCCGGACGGCACAGCGATACCGTGGGATGGGACCATTTTGCAGACTAA
- a CDS encoding M48 family metalloprotease, whose translation MSLSTVAWLGFAALFLIAVSYLPLTLGSWRLRYPRAALLASHAVFFGGFGLLLSSLVGAILTAVSAAGQARLWFEPTVIMGLSWLGLALAGGLLSLVAAKLKPLTEADRRMQQEASLLAASCQSSRLRGAELVTIESDLPLALSFPGQPGRVVIASRLQGELSEPQLRAVIEHELAHLDQRHGRIRQLAQLKRICLPILPGSRRLESSTQLLLELIADDAAARRAGAVHTANALAKVGRLRCDDSMALRAQRIASRPPRGSLGKSWRLRSSLG comes from the coding sequence ATGTCTTTGTCGACCGTGGCCTGGCTGGGTTTCGCCGCGCTATTCCTGATCGCCGTGTCGTACCTCCCGCTCACGCTCGGGAGCTGGCGGCTGCGCTATCCGCGGGCCGCTCTGCTGGCGAGCCATGCAGTGTTCTTCGGCGGGTTCGGGCTGCTGCTGTCCAGCCTGGTCGGCGCGATCCTCACCGCGGTTTCGGCTGCCGGCCAGGCCCGGCTCTGGTTCGAGCCCACGGTGATCATGGGCCTGAGCTGGTTGGGCCTGGCGCTCGCCGGCGGATTGCTGTCCCTGGTCGCGGCGAAGCTCAAACCGCTCACCGAAGCGGACCGCCGGATGCAGCAGGAAGCGTCGCTGCTCGCCGCGTCCTGCCAGTCCAGCCGGCTCCGCGGCGCAGAACTGGTCACCATCGAATCAGACCTGCCGTTGGCGTTGAGCTTCCCCGGGCAGCCGGGGCGGGTGGTGATCGCATCGCGGTTGCAGGGCGAACTCAGCGAACCGCAATTGCGCGCCGTGATCGAACACGAATTGGCGCACCTGGACCAACGGCACGGCCGGATCCGCCAGCTGGCGCAGCTGAAACGGATCTGCCTGCCGATCCTGCCGGGTTCCCGCCGTCTGGAAAGCAGTACCCAGCTGCTGCTGGAACTGATTGCCGACGACGCGGCGGCGCGCCGCGCGGGTGCCGTGCACACGGCGAACGCCCTGGCCAAAGTGGGCCGGCTGCGTTGCGACGATTCAATGGCCTTGCGGGCGCAGCGGATCGCCAGCCGTCCGCCGCGGGGCAGCCTGGGCAAGTCCTGGCGGCTGCGCAGCAGCCTCGGCTAG
- a CDS encoding BlaI/MecI/CopY family transcriptional regulator yields the protein MTDKSMSDKSMSDRGAGKMRRNRGELETRVMRILWNAGRPLAAREVLDQFPQDEAVPALTTMLTVLDRLGKKGAVLKSPARAGGSVFAAAVSESESTAEAMVSALVSSNDRSAALLSFAGELDERDIEILRRVLRPDS from the coding sequence ATGACCGACAAGTCGATGAGCGACAAATCGATGAGCGACAGGGGAGCAGGCAAGATGAGGCGCAACCGGGGTGAACTGGAAACGCGGGTGATGCGGATCCTGTGGAATGCCGGACGGCCACTCGCTGCCCGTGAGGTCTTGGACCAGTTTCCCCAGGATGAGGCGGTGCCGGCACTGACCACGATGTTGACCGTGCTGGACCGCTTGGGCAAAAAGGGCGCGGTACTGAAGTCTCCGGCGCGGGCCGGGGGCTCGGTCTTCGCAGCCGCGGTCAGCGAATCGGAATCGACGGCGGAAGCCATGGTCTCCGCCTTGGTCTCCAGCAACGACCGGAGCGCTGCGCTGCTCAGTTTTGCCGGTGAACTCGACGAGCGGGACATCGAAATTCTGCGCCGCGTGCTCCGGCCGGACAGCTGA
- a CDS encoding PepSY-associated TM helix domain-containing protein codes for MSTDQAQTESPAAPADPDARRTPRRGWLIPLLLRLHFYAGILIGPFILVAALSGAFYALTPTLEKLVYAQELTAPVSAQTQPLAAQVRAAQDVVGESGTLAGVWPAPEPGSTTRVLFRAAELRAGESRAIFIDPGTAQVRGDLTVYSSNGELPLRTWSSSLHSNLNLGEPGRIYSELAASWLGIVVLAGAALWVQRLLKARRKKELLRPSRKGSGYRKLFSWHASLGVWVLFGALFLSATGITWSQFAGENVSAVRGALDWKTPSISTRLDGEAPAEAGGHGGHGAEATSPATVDPADFDRVLGAARNAGIDAPRIQIKVPAAADRAWTVNELEGGNPADADQVAIDPRSFEVTDRLAFADFSPAAKLTKWAIALHMGTLFGLANQILLFLTALGIAAMTALGYLMWWKRRPTRPAGVVDAQRGGSRFGRAVPSGKLAKAPWWGVLSVVLAGAVLGIFLPLVGLSLIAFVLLDTLVNARRGQ; via the coding sequence ATGAGTACTGACCAAGCCCAGACCGAATCTCCGGCTGCCCCCGCGGACCCGGACGCCCGGCGCACGCCCCGGCGTGGTTGGCTGATTCCGCTGCTGCTCCGATTGCACTTCTACGCCGGAATCCTGATCGGCCCATTCATCCTGGTGGCGGCGTTGAGCGGAGCGTTTTACGCGCTGACGCCCACTTTGGAAAAGCTCGTCTACGCGCAGGAACTGACCGCGCCGGTCTCGGCGCAGACCCAGCCTTTGGCAGCCCAAGTCCGGGCCGCACAAGACGTCGTCGGGGAGTCCGGTACCTTGGCCGGCGTCTGGCCGGCGCCGGAGCCGGGCAGCACCACCCGGGTGCTGTTCCGGGCAGCGGAACTGCGTGCCGGCGAGTCACGGGCGATCTTCATCGATCCTGGAACCGCTCAAGTGCGCGGCGATCTGACCGTGTACAGCAGCAATGGCGAGTTGCCGCTGCGGACCTGGAGTTCCAGCCTGCACAGCAATTTGAACCTGGGCGAGCCCGGTCGGATCTACAGTGAGTTGGCCGCGAGCTGGCTCGGCATCGTGGTCTTGGCCGGAGCGGCGCTCTGGGTGCAACGGCTCTTGAAGGCGCGGCGCAAAAAAGAGCTGCTCCGGCCCAGCCGCAAGGGCAGCGGCTACCGGAAGCTGTTCAGCTGGCACGCCTCGCTCGGCGTCTGGGTGCTGTTCGGCGCATTGTTCCTGTCCGCTACCGGAATCACCTGGTCGCAATTCGCCGGGGAGAACGTCTCCGCAGTGCGCGGGGCCCTGGATTGGAAAACGCCGTCGATCTCCACCCGGCTGGACGGCGAGGCGCCCGCAGAAGCCGGCGGTCACGGCGGGCATGGTGCTGAGGCGACGAGTCCGGCGACCGTGGACCCTGCGGATTTCGACCGGGTGCTGGGCGCGGCCCGGAACGCCGGAATCGACGCGCCGCGGATCCAGATCAAAGTCCCGGCCGCTGCGGACCGCGCCTGGACGGTCAATGAGCTGGAAGGCGGGAACCCGGCCGACGCCGACCAGGTCGCCATCGACCCGAGGTCCTTCGAAGTCACCGACCGCCTCGCCTTCGCGGATTTCTCGCCGGCAGCCAAATTGACCAAATGGGCAATCGCGCTGCATATGGGCACGCTCTTCGGACTGGCCAACCAAATTCTGCTGTTCCTGACCGCGCTGGGCATCGCCGCGATGACGGCACTGGGTTATTTGATGTGGTGGAAACGGCGGCCGACCCGCCCTGCCGGGGTAGTTGATGCCCAGCGCGGCGGCAGCCGATTCGGCCGGGCCGTGCCTTCCGGAAAGCTGGCCAAAGCGCCTTGGTGGGGAGTGCTTTCGGTCGTTCTGGCCGGTGCTGTGCTCGGGATTTTCCTGCCGCTGGTCGGGCTGTCTTTGATTGCCTTCGTCTTGCTGGATACCCTGGTGAACGCAAGGCGGGGCCAATGA
- a CDS encoding DUF5134 domain-containing protein has protein sequence MITDPALQWSITVLFTVTGLYSLIRIAIARSSIDRTSNILHVLMSASMLSMPWSWGMTVPMSWQMIVFGLAALWYLALAVLKPTAEAGPGDGHHGSRGLLLYHAFMMAAMVWMAFAMERAMAGMHGGAEMPGMEMPEMGLSTLPIDSGTAAWASAVAITLAVLFTGAALWLAARSIAQIVRGGWAKHWLLVVDPAFSALMAAGMALYFFVS, from the coding sequence GTGATCACTGACCCGGCCCTGCAATGGTCCATCACCGTGCTGTTCACGGTCACCGGCCTGTACAGCCTGATCCGGATCGCGATCGCCCGCAGCAGCATCGACCGGACCAGCAACATCCTGCACGTGCTGATGAGCGCTTCGATGCTTTCGATGCCGTGGTCCTGGGGGATGACCGTGCCGATGTCCTGGCAGATGATCGTCTTCGGCCTGGCCGCGCTCTGGTATCTGGCCCTGGCGGTGCTCAAACCGACAGCAGAAGCGGGCCCGGGCGACGGCCACCACGGCAGCCGGGGATTGCTGCTCTACCACGCCTTCATGATGGCCGCGATGGTCTGGATGGCGTTCGCGATGGAGCGGGCGATGGCCGGAATGCACGGCGGGGCCGAGATGCCGGGCATGGAGATGCCCGAAATGGGCCTGTCCACGCTGCCGATCGATTCGGGCACCGCCGCCTGGGCCAGCGCGGTCGCGATCACGCTGGCCGTGCTCTTCACCGGAGCAGCCCTGTGGCTGGCCGCCCGGTCGATCGCCCAGATCGTGCGCGGCGGCTGGGCCAAGCATTGGCTGCTGGTGGTCGATCCGGCGTTTTCCGCTTTGATGGCGGCCGGCATGGCACTCTACTTCTTCGTCAGCTGA
- a CDS encoding DUF3515 domain-containing protein, producing the protein MPRRRNLIVAVPLLALALAGCTPLVDLAPAPDSANPACAPMMIALPDQLADQPLRETGSQGTAAWGNPSKVVLRCGVNPPGPTTEQCVGVNGVDWVLTQDPKKPETRTATTYGREPATEILFNQNEVASSTVLAQLSGAAGKIPQTRKCLGAADSQLLPSDQPLPSDQPLPSESGSTAP; encoded by the coding sequence ATGCCCCGTCGCAGGAACCTGATCGTCGCCGTGCCGCTGCTCGCCCTCGCCTTGGCCGGATGCACGCCGCTCGTGGACCTCGCGCCGGCACCGGACTCGGCCAATCCGGCCTGCGCCCCGATGATGATCGCGTTGCCGGACCAATTGGCCGATCAGCCGCTGCGCGAAACCGGCTCGCAGGGCACCGCGGCCTGGGGAAACCCGTCGAAGGTAGTGCTGCGCTGCGGGGTGAATCCGCCGGGGCCGACCACCGAGCAATGCGTCGGCGTGAACGGCGTCGACTGGGTCTTGACCCAGGATCCGAAAAAGCCGGAGACCCGGACCGCGACCACTTACGGCCGGGAGCCGGCGACCGAGATCTTGTTCAACCAGAACGAGGTCGCTTCGAGCACCGTCCTGGCGCAGCTCTCCGGAGCAGCCGGGAAAATCCCGCAGACCCGAAAGTGCTTGGGCGCGGCGGACAGCCAGCTGCTCCCGTCGGACCAGCCGCTCCCGTCGGACCAGCCGCTCCCGTCGGAATCGGGCAGCACCGCGCCTTAG
- a CDS encoding D-alanine--D-alanine ligase family protein produces MPAPEAKPRVAVLFGGRSSEHSISCVTAVGVLGAIDRDKYDVVPVGVTKDGRWVLAGAETASWALDSGSLPEVDGSAQAVSLVGQAGVATGTAELLSSVPGRVPGIIGEVDVVFPLFHGPFGEDGTIQGMLEMIDVRYVGAGVLASAVGMDKEIMKIVFAAAGLSVGPYRVVNDADWRHRKAEIQPRVAELGWPVFVKPARAGSSVGISKVEGPDDLLPAVELARQHDPKVIIEAAILGREVECAVLQGRGGTEPRTSLPGEVVTGGNHDFYDFEAKYLEDGAAVINCPADLPESVIAQVREQAALAFQAINAEGLSRVDFFVTPDGSVVINEINTMPGFTPKSMYPQMWAASGMSYPELVDELLQLALARNTGLR; encoded by the coding sequence ATGCCCGCTCCGGAGGCTAAGCCGCGGGTGGCCGTGTTGTTCGGCGGCCGTTCCAGCGAACATTCGATCAGTTGCGTGACCGCAGTGGGCGTGTTGGGCGCGATCGACCGGGACAAGTACGACGTCGTGCCGGTGGGCGTGACCAAAGACGGCCGTTGGGTGCTGGCCGGCGCCGAGACGGCTTCCTGGGCCCTGGACTCCGGGAGCCTGCCGGAGGTCGACGGATCGGCGCAAGCCGTGTCCTTGGTCGGCCAGGCCGGGGTCGCCACCGGGACTGCGGAACTGCTCAGCAGCGTGCCCGGCCGGGTGCCCGGCATCATCGGCGAGGTCGATGTGGTTTTCCCGTTGTTCCACGGCCCGTTCGGCGAAGACGGCACCATCCAGGGCATGCTCGAAATGATCGACGTGCGCTATGTCGGAGCCGGAGTGCTGGCCTCGGCGGTGGGCATGGACAAAGAGATCATGAAAATCGTCTTCGCCGCGGCCGGGCTGAGCGTGGGACCGTACCGGGTAGTGAACGACGCCGACTGGCGGCACCGCAAGGCGGAGATCCAACCCCGGGTGGCCGAACTGGGTTGGCCGGTGTTCGTCAAGCCCGCCCGGGCCGGTTCTTCGGTGGGGATCAGCAAGGTCGAGGGGCCGGACGATCTGCTTCCGGCCGTCGAACTCGCGCGGCAGCACGACCCGAAGGTGATCATCGAGGCCGCGATTCTGGGCCGGGAGGTCGAATGCGCGGTATTGCAGGGGCGCGGCGGGACTGAACCGCGGACCTCGTTGCCCGGCGAAGTGGTGACCGGGGGCAATCACGATTTCTACGACTTCGAAGCCAAATACCTCGAAGACGGCGCGGCGGTGATCAACTGCCCCGCGGACCTGCCGGAATCCGTGATCGCCCAGGTACGGGAACAGGCTGCCTTGGCATTCCAGGCGATCAACGCCGAAGGGCTTTCCCGGGTGGACTTCTTCGTCACTCCGGACGGCTCGGTGGTCATCAACGAGATCAATACGATGCCCGGGTTCACGCCCAAATCGATGTACCCGCAAATGTGGGCGGCCAGCGGCATGAGCTATCCGGAATTGGTGGACGAGCTTTTGCAGCTGGCGTTGGCCCGGAACACCGGACTGCGCTGA
- a CDS encoding NAD(P)H-dependent glycerol-3-phosphate dehydrogenase: protein MKAAPDNIAVLGAGSWGTAFAKIVADANPAIPIRLWGRREEVVQDINAAHRNQAYLPGIGLPGNISASTDVAEVLAGAALVIIAVPAQSLRPQLAGWRELIAPDAVVVSLMKGLELGTDSRMSQVIAQELTIPAERIAVVSGPNLAMEIAREEPTASVIACSDEEIASWVASLCTAAYFRPYTNTDVVGVEIGGIVKNVIALAVGICEGKEMGDNTKASVITRGLAETTRLALALGGDAETMAGLAGLGDLVATCSSPLSRNHTAGRLLGQGLSLDEVNAKMTQTAEGIKSGRAVYDLARKLGVDMPISAAVVAVLAGKLHVDELGPRLLARELKSEGELGL from the coding sequence GTGAAAGCTGCACCGGACAACATTGCGGTGCTGGGTGCGGGAAGCTGGGGGACGGCCTTCGCCAAGATCGTGGCCGACGCCAATCCGGCGATCCCGATCCGGCTCTGGGGACGCCGGGAGGAGGTGGTCCAGGACATCAATGCGGCGCACCGCAACCAGGCCTATTTGCCGGGCATCGGTTTGCCGGGCAATATTTCGGCGAGCACCGACGTCGCCGAGGTGCTGGCCGGCGCCGCCTTGGTGATCATCGCGGTACCGGCCCAATCGTTGCGTCCGCAGTTGGCCGGTTGGCGGGAGTTGATCGCCCCGGACGCGGTCGTGGTTTCGCTCATGAAGGGCTTGGAACTGGGCACCGACTCCCGGATGAGCCAGGTGATCGCCCAGGAACTGACGATTCCGGCGGAGCGGATCGCGGTGGTTTCCGGGCCGAATCTGGCGATGGAGATCGCCCGTGAGGAACCGACCGCTTCGGTGATCGCCTGCTCCGATGAAGAGATCGCCTCCTGGGTGGCTTCGCTGTGCACCGCGGCCTACTTCCGGCCCTATACCAACACCGATGTGGTGGGCGTGGAGATTGGCGGCATCGTCAAAAACGTGATCGCGCTGGCGGTGGGCATCTGCGAAGGCAAAGAGATGGGCGACAACACCAAAGCCTCGGTGATCACCCGCGGTCTCGCCGAGACCACCCGGCTGGCTTTGGCCTTGGGCGGCGATGCGGAGACCATGGCTGGTCTGGCCGGGCTCGGCGATCTGGTGGCCACCTGTTCTTCGCCGTTGAGTCGGAACCACACCGCTGGACGTTTGCTGGGCCAAGGGCTGAGCCTGGACGAGGTGAATGCGAAAATGACGCAAACCGCAGAAGGCATCAAATCCGGCCGTGCGGTCTACGACTTGGCCCGGAAGCTGGGTGTCGACATGCCGATCAGCGCCGCGGTGGTGGCGGTTCTGGCTGGCAAATTGCACGTTGACGAGCTCGGCCCGCGGCTTTTGGCGCGGGAGCTCAAATCGGAAGGTGAGTTGGGTCTGTGA
- a CDS encoding lysophospholipid acyltransferase family protein → MFSIMANTMRPLMNLLLAKTWLQTEKLPRDRGFIVCANHYSEIDPVLVGHMLYNNGFPPHFLAKGSLFKLPFVGKAMSGSKQIPVDRSGPTAGRALVVAQEVLDEGGAIIIYPEGTLTRDPDLWPMRGHTGAARLALQTGAPVIPVAHWGAQEVFPRYARMVRPLPRKRVTMVVGDPVDLDRFRDRPLDKTLLHEATEAILDEITALLVGLRGGTPPAERWDPAEHNQTGQGRKLEQDPKDHK, encoded by the coding sequence ATGTTCTCGATCATGGCAAACACGATGCGCCCGTTGATGAACCTGCTGCTGGCCAAGACCTGGCTGCAGACCGAAAAGCTGCCCCGGGACCGGGGATTCATCGTCTGCGCCAACCATTATTCGGAAATCGACCCGGTGCTGGTCGGCCACATGCTCTACAACAACGGATTCCCACCGCACTTCCTGGCCAAGGGTTCGCTGTTCAAACTGCCTTTCGTGGGCAAAGCGATGTCCGGTTCGAAGCAGATCCCGGTGGACCGCAGCGGCCCCACCGCGGGCCGGGCCCTGGTGGTGGCCCAGGAAGTCCTGGATGAGGGCGGTGCGATCATCATCTATCCGGAGGGCACGCTCACCAGGGACCCGGATCTGTGGCCGATGCGCGGGCATACCGGCGCGGCCCGATTGGCCCTGCAGACCGGTGCTCCGGTGATCCCGGTGGCGCATTGGGGCGCCCAGGAAGTCTTTCCGCGCTATGCCAGAATGGTCCGCCCGCTGCCGCGCAAACGGGTCACCATGGTCGTGGGCGATCCGGTGGATCTGGACCGGTTCCGGGACCGCCCGTTGGACAAAACGCTGCTGCACGAAGCCACCGAAGCGATTCTGGACGAGATCACCGCCCTGCTGGTCGGGCTGCGCGGCGGCACCCCGCCGGCCGAGCGCTGGGATCCGGCAGAGCACAACCAGACCGGCCAGGGCCGCAAACTGGAACAAGACCCGAAGGACCACAAGTGA
- the murA gene encoding UDP-N-acetylglucosamine 1-carboxyvinyltransferase produces the protein MSSVLTVRGGVPLSGKVTVRGAKNLVPKAMVAALLGNSQSVLRNVPEIKDVEVVTSLLQIHGVSVLKDPVSGDLTLDPQGATMAATAQIETHAGDSRIPILLCGPLIHAIGEAFIPDLGGCKIGDRPIDYHLNVLRQFGAVVEKLDTGIRITAPNGLRGAKISLPYPSVGATEQVLLSATRAEGITELVGAATEPEVIDLIAVLQKMGALISVQSDRTIRIEGVRNLGGFDHRALSDRNEAASWASAALVTRGDIYVEGASQRDMMTFINTFRKVGGGMDIEDGGIRFYHPGGKLNPLVLETDVHPGFMTDWQQPLVVALTQAEGVSIVHETVYENRFGFTEALVRMGANIQVHRECLGSVPCRFGQRNFRHSAVISGPAQLRGTDVHVPDLRGGFSHLIAALAATGSSRVTGIDVINRGYERFIDKLTGLGADVSLGRDSAGLSR, from the coding sequence ATGAGCAGCGTCTTGACGGTTCGTGGCGGAGTACCTCTGTCCGGCAAGGTTACGGTGCGCGGGGCGAAAAACCTTGTGCCCAAGGCCATGGTGGCGGCCCTTCTGGGCAATTCGCAATCGGTTCTGCGCAATGTGCCGGAAATCAAGGACGTCGAGGTCGTCACCTCGCTGCTGCAGATCCACGGCGTGAGCGTGCTCAAGGACCCGGTGAGCGGTGATCTGACCTTGGATCCGCAGGGCGCCACCATGGCGGCCACCGCGCAGATCGAAACGCACGCCGGCGACTCCCGGATCCCGATCCTGCTCTGCGGGCCGCTGATCCATGCGATCGGCGAGGCCTTCATCCCGGATCTGGGCGGTTGCAAGATCGGCGACCGGCCGATCGACTACCACCTCAATGTGCTTCGGCAATTCGGCGCGGTGGTGGAAAAGCTCGATACCGGAATCCGGATCACGGCGCCGAACGGCCTGCGCGGCGCTAAGATCTCGCTGCCGTACCCTTCGGTCGGCGCCACTGAACAGGTCCTGCTCTCGGCGACCCGGGCGGAAGGCATCACCGAGCTGGTCGGTGCGGCCACCGAGCCCGAAGTGATCGACCTGATCGCGGTACTGCAGAAAATGGGTGCGCTGATCAGCGTGCAGTCCGACCGCACCATCCGGATCGAAGGCGTGCGCAACCTCGGCGGCTTCGACCACCGGGCGCTCTCGGACCGCAACGAAGCGGCGTCCTGGGCCTCGGCCGCGCTGGTCACCAGGGGCGACATCTATGTCGAAGGTGCCTCGCAACGCGACATGATGACTTTCATCAACACCTTCCGCAAAGTGGGCGGCGGAATGGACATCGAAGACGGCGGCATCCGGTTCTACCACCCCGGCGGCAAGCTCAATCCGCTGGTGCTGGAAACCGATGTGCACCCCGGTTTCATGACCGACTGGCAGCAGCCGCTGGTGGTCGCCCTGACCCAGGCCGAAGGCGTCTCGATCGTGCACGAAACCGTGTACGAGAATCGATTCGGCTTCACCGAGGCACTGGTCCGGATGGGTGCGAACATCCAGGTCCACCGGGAATGCCTGGGCAGCGTGCCGTGCCGCTTCGGGCAACGGAACTTCCGCCACTCGGCGGTCATCTCCGGGCCCGCGCAATTGCGCGGCACCGATGTCCATGTGCCGGATCTGCGCGGCGGCTTCAGCCACCTGATCGCCGCGCTGGCCGCCACCGGCAGCTCCCGGGTCACCGGCATCGACGTGATCAACCGGGGCTACGAGCGGTTCATCGACAAACTCACCGGCCTGGGCGCCGATGTTTCGCTGGGCCGGGATTCCGCGGGTCTGAGCCGATGA